In one Silene latifolia isolate original U9 population chromosome 10, ASM4854445v1, whole genome shotgun sequence genomic region, the following are encoded:
- the LOC141607606 gene encoding uncharacterized protein LOC141607606 produces MDEFIECLDNCGMIDLPGTGAFYTWCNKQEPMTRVYSRLDRCLANQDWFNSFPDMVAHFHPAGLFDHCPCTVSNIKLDSGRRARFKFFNMWGDAPSFIPTVQEE; encoded by the coding sequence ATGGATGAGTTTATTGAATGTCTGGATAATTGTGGGATGATTGACCTGCCTGGAACTGGTGCTTTTTATACTTGGTGTAATAAGCAAGAGCCTATGACTAGGGTCTATAGTAGGCTTGATAGATGTTTGGCTAATCAAGACTGGTTCAATAGTTTTCCTGATATGGTTGCTCACTTTCATCCTGCTGGACTGTTTGACCATTGCCCATGTACTGTGAGTAACATCAAATTGGACTCAGGTAGGAGAGCTAGGTTTAAATTCTTCAATATGTGGGGAGATGCCCCTTCTTTCATTCCCACAGTGCAAGAGGAATGA